AACAATAATAGAAATAGCAACTTACGCATGCTCTCCCCTTTCCTTTTTAGTCTCTTCTAATTTTAAAGCCTGATTCTTTCTGGATAATTCTTCTAATTTTTCATCAGAAAACTCCAAAAATTGTTCAATCGTTTTTAATAAATTTTCCATCCTTACTGTGGCAACAATCCTGGGATTGTATAGATATATTCCCCTTGTTTAGAATAATAATATTTAGCACGTGCATATTTAGCAGCATATTCTTCATCTTTTAATTTATTAGCAAAAGCTTTTTGAGATTCTTTTTCGTTGCTTATTTCTTCGTATCTCTTTTGTAGATGCATCAATTGTGTTCGACGTTCTAATAAATTTCGATAGCTTTGAACCAAATTAAATGTCGGTAAAATAAACAATAAGATGACTAAAATCAACACCCAACCCATAAAGCGATTCTTTTTTCTTCTTTCTTGCTCTAAATAACGGCGATGTTGGTTTTCATCTTGTATATAGCGATTATTTAATTGAACAATATTTCTAGCCATCTACTTCTACCTTTGTTTCTTTTATAATTTCGTACATTTTAGTGGCATCTTCTTTTTTAGTACTGTCTTTCATTTCTAGAACACGAACTAATAAAATTTTATTTCCAAAACGAATCTCTATTTCATCATTGATTTTTAAATCTGTTGAACTTTTAGCTAAAATTCCATTTACTTTAATTCTTCCTTTATCGGCCACCTCTTTAGCAATAGGACGACGTTTTATAATACGGGATACTTTTAAATATTTATCTAATCTCATAAAGTTACCTCAATTTATTATTTTACCATTTTTTAAGAAAATATTATAGATGAAAGCGAAACTTTACAAAATTGTAAAGTTAGCAATTTTTCTTTTGATTTTTAATTTCTACTAATTTTTCTGAAAACTGCAAAAGTCCTTCTAAAATTTCATAATCTTTTTTATTTTTTACATCAAATATAACTTCAATCAATCCCTTATTTTCTGAAATTCTTGCTTTTAAATTTGTCACAGAAAGAGCTTCAAAGTAATCTTGAGTTAAGAAAAACTGTTGAGAAACTTTTTCAAATCGGACAATCACAGATTGTTGCTTTTTTTCAACAAGCTGGACAAAAGCTTGATCTAAATAAGACTTTACAAGGCCAATTTCTAATAAAAAGGCAACAACATCTGGATATTCTCCAAAACGATCTATCAATTCATTCTGTAATTCTTCATAATTTACACGATTGTCAATCTCGCGAATACGTTTGTAAATCTCAATTTTCTGCCTTTCATCAGTAATGTAATCGCTAGGAAGATAGGCATCAATCTGCAAATTAATTTCAGCATTTCCTTTTTGCCTTCTTTTTTCTTTACCTTGTTTTTTAGCAATAGCCTCTTCTAATAATTGAGAATACATTTCAAAGCCAACAGAATCAATAAAACCAGATTGTGAACTTCCTAAAATATTTCCAGCACCACGAATAGATAAATCTCGCATAGCAATTTTAAAACCAGAGCCTAATTCTGTAAATCCTTTTATAGTTTCCAAACGTTTTTCAGAAATTTCTGTCAAAATCTTGTCAGGACGATACATGAGATAGGCATAAGCAATACGATTACTACGACCAATACGCCCTCTTAATTGATATAAAGTTGACAATCCCATGTAATCTGCATTTTCAATAAAAAGAGTATTAACATTAGGAATATCAACACCAGTTTCAATAATAGTCGTTGTCACCAAAATATCATATTCCCCATTGATAAAATCAAGTAAAGTATTTTCAAGAAGAATTTCACTCATTTGACCATGTATATATCCAATAGAAGCTTCTGGAATCAATTCTTTCAATTCTGAAACTTTTCGCTCCATTGTGTCAACTTTATTGTAAAGATAGTAAACCTGCCCCCCTCGATCCATTTCTCTTAAAACTGCATCTCGAATAACTGTTGCATTATTTTCTAAAACATAAGTTTGAACTGGGTAGCGATTTGTTGGAGGAGTTTCAATAACTGATAAATCACGTATACCTAACATAGACATATGGAGTGTACGAGGAATAGGGGTCGCCGTCAAAGTTAAAACATCAACTTTTGTTTTCAACTCTTTTAATTTTTCTTTATGCTTAACTCCAAAACGTTGCTCCTCATCAATAACAATGAGTCCTAAATCAGCAAATACAATATCTTTTGACAGGAGACGATGCGTTCCAATAATAATATCCACCTGCCCTTTTTTTAATTTTTCTAAAATTATTTTTTGTTCTGATTTACTTTTAAAACGACTTAATACTTCAATGTTGATAGGAAAATCGTTAAAACGGTCCTTAAAGTTCGTATAGTGCTGTTGAGCTAAAACCGTAGTGGGAACTAAAATTGCCACTTGTTTATGATCATTTACTGCTTTAAAAGCAGCTCTCATAGCTACTTCCGTCTTCCCAAAACCAACATCCCCGACTAAAAGACGGTCCATAGGATGATCACTTTCCATGTCTTTTTTAACTTCTTTTATAGAACGCAACTGATCTTCTGTTTCTACATAAGGAAAATCATTATCAAATTCTTGCTGATAAGAATCATCACTAGAAAACGCAAATCCCTTTAGTTGACTTCTCTCTGCATAAAGTTTGATTAAATCCTCAGCAATGTCTTCAACTTGATGTTGTACTCTCTGTTTAGTTTTTTGAAAACGTCCATCATTTAATTTATTGATCTTAGGCGCTTTACCATCACTTGCAACATATTTAGAAAGTAGATGAATCTGATCAACAGGAATAGAAATACGATCTGCATTTTGATATTGAATAGTGAGATAATCACGATGAATT
This Streptococcus anginosus DNA region includes the following protein-coding sequences:
- a CDS encoding septum formation initiator family protein, which encodes MARNIVQLNNRYIQDENQHRRYLEQERRKKNRFMGWVLILVILLFILPTFNLVQSYRNLLERRTQLMHLQKRYEEISNEKESQKAFANKLKDEEYAAKYARAKYYYSKQGEYIYTIPGLLPQ
- a CDS encoding SP_0009 family protein; this encodes MENLLKTIEQFLEFSDEKLEELSRKNQALKLEETKKERGEHA
- a CDS encoding RNA-binding S4 domain-containing protein; translated protein: MRLDKYLKVSRIIKRRPIAKEVADKGRIKVNGILAKSSTDLKINDEIEIRFGNKILLVRVLEMKDSTKKEDATKMYEIIKETKVEVDG
- the mfd gene encoding transcription-repair coupling factor, with translation MDKKMDIIELFNQNKQIVDWQRNLNKSTRQLLMGLSSSTKAITMASCVEENHKILILTSTYSEAERLSSDLIGLVGEERVYTFLADDTPLAEFVFSSQEKIFSRLEALDFLLDSQQSGFLIVNVAASQLFLPNPVNFNSAYIDLKIGQEYELKDLISQLLNSGYKQVSQVLKQGEFSLRGDILDIFERSSQMPFRVEFFGDEVDGIRLFNPENQISIQNVEHVHIHPATDIIFTKADYKSAQKKIENLIEKTVDSTSKSYLEEILASTKEQIQHADIRKLLSYFYQNEWTILDYLPKHSPIFFDDFQKIMNRYAQFQLETANLLTEDLQTSKAVENQSYFVDVYSIFRKYKPATFFSNFHKGLGNLKFDSLYQFNQYPMQEFFSQFQLLKEEISRYKKSNYTVIIQSNSLLTLQSLHKSLQEYEIPLDYVNDTKIHKHAVQLVEGRLIQGFNFVDEKIVLITEYDILQKKVKRKVRRQSISNAERLKNYNELEKGDYVVHNVHGIGRYLGIETIEISGIHRDYLTIQYQNADRISIPVDQIHLLSKYVASDGKAPKINKLNDGRFQKTKQRVQHQVEDIAEDLIKLYAERSQLKGFAFSSDDSYQQEFDNDFPYVETEDQLRSIKEVKKDMESDHPMDRLLVGDVGFGKTEVAMRAAFKAVNDHKQVAILVPTTVLAQQHYTNFKDRFNDFPINIEVLSRFKSKSEQKIILEKLKKGQVDIIIGTHRLLSKDIVFADLGLIVIDEEQRFGVKHKEKLKELKTKVDVLTLTATPIPRTLHMSMLGIRDLSVIETPPTNRYPVQTYVLENNATVIRDAVLREMDRGGQVYYLYNKVDTMERKVSELKELIPEASIGYIHGQMSEILLENTLLDFINGEYDILVTTTIIETGVDIPNVNTLFIENADYMGLSTLYQLRGRIGRSNRIAYAYLMYRPDKILTEISEKRLETIKGFTELGSGFKIAMRDLSIRGAGNILGSSQSGFIDSVGFEMYSQLLEEAIAKKQGKEKRRQKGNAEINLQIDAYLPSDYITDERQKIEIYKRIREIDNRVNYEELQNELIDRFGEYPDVVAFLLEIGLVKSYLDQAFVQLVEKKQQSVIVRFEKVSQQFFLTQDYFEALSVTNLKARISENKGLIEVIFDVKNKKDYEILEGLLQFSEKLVEIKNQKKNC